A DNA window from Gigantopelta aegis isolate Gae_Host chromosome 4, Gae_host_genome, whole genome shotgun sequence contains the following coding sequences:
- the LOC121372106 gene encoding leukocyte surface antigen CD53-like, giving the protein MCSFTCSKNSLIVFLVVFWLYGCTLLGLGIFTFGYGLNNIYVYNFDHTIFVIPGFLVGSGILIVVAFPFVACWGIVRESKCLLACFIACLFVILSILLGITLVDLLGMDLVFPQQITRDTMDVLVEEYYSTPAVRSAVDSMHRQYRCCGFKYGAADYKVNGLPVPESCDNKNYLTGCYNVFLTLINDLKVEVGLIFGAAAIIPLVGIIITVLLMRAIRDRPPPDAETVVLHSRKEFV; this is encoded by the coding sequence ATGTGCTCTTTCACGTGCAGCAAGAACTCCCTAATCGTCTTTCTCGTGGTGTTCTGGCTCTACGGATGCACGCTTCTCGGGCTGGGCATCTTCACGTTCGGCTACGGACTGAACAACATCTACGTGTACAACTTCGACCACACCATCTTCGTCATACCGGGCTTTCTCGTGGGCAGCGGCATATTGATCGTCGTCGCGTTTCCTTTTGTGGCCTGTTGGGGGATTGTTCGCGAGAGCAAGTGCCTTCTGGCTTGCTTCATCGCCTGTCTGTTCGTGATTCTCAGCATCCTTCTCGGGATAACGCTCGTGGACCTGCTGGGGATGGACCTGGTGTTCCCGCAGCAGATCACCCGGGACACGATGGACGTCCTCGTGGAGGAGTACTACTCCACCCCAGCGGTCCGCAGCGCCGTCGACTCCATGCACAGACAGTACCGGTGCTGCGGCTTCAAGTACGGAGCCGCCGACTACAAGGTCAACGGGCTGCCGGTTCCGGAGTCGTGTGATAATAAGAATTACCTCACCGGGTGCTACAACGTGTTCCTCACCCTCATTAACGACCTCAAGGTCGAGGTCGGCTTGATATTTGGTGCTGCGGCTATTATTCCGCTGGTCGGGATTATCATCACAGTACTGTTGATGAGAGCTATTCGAGACAGACCGCCCCCAGACGCAGAGACTGTTGTTTTACATTCCAGGAAAGAGTTtgtgtga